A window of the Streptomyces sp. Ag109_O5-10 genome harbors these coding sequences:
- a CDS encoding carbohydrate ABC transporter permease, with protein MAVTLAPGRTATARPRAPKAPRRLSPGRIVAWTYLGIVVLVTLFPFYWILRTALSNNYKLATHPSSPLPVGFTWGAFERVLGIASTAEAQAQGGSGAAIDIALYLRNSLIYASVQTVLIVLFSAAGAYAFSRLHWRGRNLVFNILITALMVPSVFTLLPNFVFVKDLGLTNTFAGLILPGALFQAFTLFFLRQFMLGLSTEIEEAAILDGAGPLRIFFRIILPMSSAPIATVSLLMFVNAWNDYFWPLLITNSQDVQPLTLALGVFKQSSPQAAPDWAGLMAAALVAALPMLLLFVAFGKRIVNSIGFSGLK; from the coding sequence ATGGCAGTCACCCTCGCCCCCGGCCGGACGGCCACCGCACGGCCCCGGGCCCCGAAGGCCCCGCGCCGCCTCTCGCCCGGCCGGATCGTCGCCTGGACCTACCTGGGCATCGTCGTCCTCGTCACGCTCTTCCCGTTCTACTGGATCCTGCGCACCGCGCTGTCCAACAACTACAAGCTGGCGACGCACCCCTCCTCGCCGCTGCCGGTCGGCTTCACCTGGGGCGCCTTCGAACGCGTCCTCGGCATCGCCTCCACCGCCGAAGCACAGGCCCAGGGCGGCTCGGGCGCCGCCATCGACATCGCGCTCTACCTGCGCAACTCGCTGATCTACGCGTCCGTGCAGACGGTGCTGATCGTGCTCTTCTCCGCGGCCGGCGCCTACGCGTTCTCCCGGCTGCACTGGCGCGGCCGCAACCTGGTCTTCAACATCCTGATCACCGCGCTGATGGTGCCCAGCGTCTTCACGCTGCTGCCCAACTTCGTCTTCGTCAAAGACCTCGGACTGACCAACACCTTCGCCGGCCTGATCCTGCCCGGAGCGCTCTTCCAGGCGTTCACGCTGTTCTTCCTGCGGCAGTTCATGCTGGGCCTGAGCACCGAGATCGAGGAGGCCGCCATCCTCGACGGGGCGGGCCCGCTGCGGATCTTCTTCCGGATCATCCTGCCGATGTCGTCCGCTCCGATCGCGACCGTCTCGCTGCTGATGTTCGTCAACGCCTGGAACGACTACTTCTGGCCGCTGCTGATCACCAACAGCCAGGACGTGCAGCCGCTGACCCTCGCGCTCGGCGTCTTCAAGCAGTCCTCGCCGCAGGCCGCCCCCGACTGGGCGGGCCTGATGGCCGCCGCCCTGGTCGCGGCCCTGCCGATGCTGCTGCTGTTCGTCGCCTTCGGCAAGCGCATCGTCAACTCCATCGGCTTCTCCGGCCTCAAGTGA
- a CDS encoding glycoside hydrolase N-terminal domain-containing protein, translating into MHSSDLVLSWPAPAADWTEAAPVGNGRIGAMVFGGAARSRIQINDSTVWSGTPGGPAAALAVLRAQGAGPQRLEEVRAALRAGDQDTAESLLMTFEGPYTQEYLPYADLYLTVAGGERAAYHGRTLDLDTAVAEDGFGLDGTAVRRRVWADAVTGTLCTTLDAAGGTVDLSVELSTPLREVRRTVAADGITLGIEIPVDGAPAHEPEVVEPLSYADGPVDGYDPFGALALTLHTDGTTTPDDAGGLFVTGATHVLLTLASSTAAERHWHGTPAADRAAHLATAGAVAARAAAQGADQLLKDHEADVRALLGATGLRIGPRRSGTYDVARDILGGGDELLTATVLFQLGRHLLATASRPHTGPPANLQGIWNADLRPAWSSNYTININTQMNYWGAETVGLSSCHEPLFDLLDRMAAQGAQVARQLYGARGWVAHHNTDPWGWALPVGMGHGNPSWALWMMGGAWLSQHLWDHYDFTRDLGFLRERAWPLLSGCAEFLLDWLVDDGTGHLDTLPSTSPENLFLADGAPRSLTRSATMDLALIRATLERTLEAAGLLGLDTPLTSEIRAALPRLRPLQVSAGGRLQEWAEDHTEADPHHRHLSHLIAVHPLGLVDPDTAPELAAAARASMDRRGPGAMGWSWSWKIVLRAWLRDAATARSLFLEAARPLDGDCAVDAPVDGSRWGGLLPNLFSTHPPFQIDGNYGLMAAIAEMVLQSHTGTLHLLPALPAQWADGEARDLRCRGGLAVDFAWTDGALTGATVRRVTGDAAEIVRIRHRDDETALRLPTGHQIELDATLRPRGEPVPC; encoded by the coding sequence ATGCACTCCAGCGACCTGGTGCTGAGCTGGCCCGCGCCCGCGGCCGACTGGACCGAGGCCGCTCCCGTCGGCAACGGCAGGATCGGCGCGATGGTCTTCGGCGGCGCCGCCCGGTCCCGGATCCAGATCAACGACTCCACCGTCTGGTCCGGCACCCCGGGCGGACCGGCCGCCGCCCTCGCCGTGCTCCGCGCCCAGGGAGCCGGCCCGCAGCGGCTAGAAGAGGTCCGCGCCGCGCTCCGCGCCGGCGACCAGGACACGGCCGAGTCCCTGCTCATGACCTTCGAGGGCCCCTACACCCAGGAGTACCTCCCGTACGCGGACCTGTACCTGACCGTGGCGGGCGGCGAGCGGGCCGCGTACCACGGCAGGACGCTCGACCTGGACACCGCGGTGGCCGAGGACGGCTTCGGCCTCGACGGCACCGCCGTCCGGCGCAGGGTCTGGGCCGACGCCGTCACCGGCACCCTGTGCACGACGCTGGACGCGGCCGGCGGCACCGTGGACCTGTCCGTCGAGTTGTCCACCCCGCTGCGCGAGGTGCGGCGCACGGTCGCCGCCGACGGCATCACCCTCGGCATCGAGATACCGGTGGACGGCGCCCCCGCCCACGAACCCGAGGTCGTCGAGCCGCTGTCCTACGCGGACGGCCCCGTCGACGGCTACGACCCCTTCGGCGCCCTCGCCCTCACTTTGCACACCGACGGCACCACGACCCCGGACGACGCGGGCGGCCTGTTCGTCACCGGCGCCACCCACGTCCTGCTCACCCTCGCCAGCTCCACCGCCGCCGAACGGCACTGGCACGGGACCCCGGCCGCCGACCGCGCCGCCCACCTGGCCACGGCCGGGGCCGTCGCCGCGCGCGCCGCCGCCCAGGGCGCCGACCAGCTCCTCAAGGACCACGAGGCCGACGTACGCGCCCTGCTCGGCGCCACCGGCCTGCGCATCGGCCCACGCCGCTCCGGCACCTACGACGTCGCCCGCGACATCCTCGGCGGCGGCGACGAACTCCTCACCGCCACCGTGCTGTTCCAGCTCGGCCGGCACCTGCTGGCCACCGCCTCCCGCCCGCACACCGGCCCGCCGGCCAACCTCCAGGGCATCTGGAACGCCGACCTGCGCCCCGCCTGGTCGTCCAACTACACGATCAACATCAACACCCAGATGAACTACTGGGGCGCGGAGACCGTCGGCCTCAGTTCCTGCCACGAGCCGCTGTTCGACCTGCTCGACCGGATGGCCGCCCAAGGCGCACAGGTGGCCCGGCAGTTGTACGGAGCGCGCGGCTGGGTCGCGCACCACAACACCGACCCGTGGGGCTGGGCGCTGCCGGTCGGCATGGGACACGGCAACCCCTCCTGGGCGCTGTGGATGATGGGCGGCGCCTGGCTGTCCCAGCACCTGTGGGACCACTACGACTTCACCCGCGACCTCGGGTTCCTGCGCGAGCGGGCCTGGCCGCTGCTCAGCGGATGCGCCGAGTTCCTCCTCGACTGGCTCGTCGACGACGGCACCGGGCACCTGGACACCCTGCCGTCCACCTCCCCGGAGAACCTCTTCCTGGCCGACGGCGCCCCGAGGTCCCTGACCCGGTCCGCCACCATGGACCTCGCGCTGATCCGGGCCACCCTCGAACGGACCCTCGAGGCGGCCGGCCTGCTGGGCCTGGACACCCCGCTGACCAGTGAGATACGCGCCGCGCTGCCCCGGCTGCGCCCGCTGCAGGTCTCGGCCGGGGGCCGGCTCCAGGAGTGGGCCGAGGACCACACCGAGGCCGACCCGCACCACCGTCACCTCTCGCACCTGATCGCCGTCCACCCGCTCGGCCTGGTCGACCCGGACACGGCCCCCGAACTCGCCGCCGCGGCACGCGCGTCGATGGACCGCCGCGGCCCCGGCGCCATGGGCTGGTCGTGGTCGTGGAAGATCGTCCTGCGGGCCTGGCTGCGCGACGCCGCGACCGCCCGCTCGCTGTTCCTCGAAGCCGCCCGCCCGCTCGACGGCGACTGCGCGGTGGACGCCCCCGTGGACGGCTCCCGGTGGGGCGGCCTGCTGCCCAACCTCTTCTCCACCCACCCGCCGTTCCAGATCGACGGCAACTACGGACTCATGGCCGCCATCGCCGAGATGGTGCTGCAGAGCCACACCGGCACCCTCCACCTGCTGCCCGCCCTGCCCGCGCAGTGGGCCGACGGCGAGGCCCGCGACCTGCGCTGCCGCGGCGGCCTCGCCGTCGACTTCGCCTGGACCGACGGCGCGCTGACCGGCGCCACCGTGCGCCGGGTCACCGGTGACGCCGCCGAGATCGTGCGGATCCGGCACCGGGACGACGAGACCGCACTGCGGCTCCCGACCGGGCACCAGATCGAACTGGACGCCACCCTCCGCCCCCGAGGGGAGCCGGTGCCGTGCTGA
- a CDS encoding acetylxylan esterase, protein MLTEQDVPELFAYRSAYREPEDFDTFWKGTLAETRAEREPVLELTEVPAGLETVDVFDAELPGFGGHPVRAWLRMPRHRRGPLPAVVQFHGYGSGRGTPLDDLLWASAGYAHLLVDARGQGGAWAGGGATPDPVGSGPAHPGFLTRGIEDKDTYVYRRVFTDAVRAVDALRARTDLVDADRVAVVGPSQGGGIALAVAGLVPGLAAAHFQAPFLCDIRQATRLTSAEPYAEIIGYLAARRDRVEQTFETLGYFDGLAFARRASAPAWFSAGLRDEVCPPVTAIAAYHAYAGPKELRLWEFNGHDAGGPDDLAVALGAFGALLKTSSHPAVLSSPAPTASSRKKER, encoded by the coding sequence GTGCTGACCGAACAGGACGTCCCCGAGCTCTTCGCCTACCGCAGCGCCTACCGCGAACCGGAGGACTTCGACACCTTCTGGAAGGGCACCCTCGCCGAGACCCGCGCCGAGCGGGAGCCCGTCCTGGAACTCACCGAGGTCCCCGCCGGCCTGGAGACGGTCGACGTCTTCGACGCCGAACTGCCCGGCTTCGGCGGCCATCCGGTCCGCGCCTGGCTGCGGATGCCCCGCCACCGCCGCGGACCGCTGCCCGCGGTCGTCCAGTTCCACGGCTACGGCAGCGGGCGCGGCACCCCCCTCGACGACCTGCTGTGGGCGTCCGCCGGCTACGCCCACCTGCTGGTCGACGCCCGCGGCCAGGGCGGCGCCTGGGCCGGCGGGGGAGCGACCCCCGACCCGGTCGGCAGCGGCCCCGCCCACCCCGGCTTCCTCACCCGCGGCATCGAGGACAAGGACACCTACGTCTACCGCCGGGTGTTCACCGACGCCGTCCGCGCCGTCGACGCCCTGCGCGCCCGCACCGACCTCGTCGACGCGGACCGGGTCGCCGTCGTCGGCCCCAGCCAGGGCGGCGGCATCGCCCTCGCGGTGGCCGGACTCGTACCCGGACTGGCCGCCGCCCACTTCCAGGCGCCGTTCCTCTGCGACATCCGGCAGGCCACCCGGCTCACCTCCGCCGAGCCCTATGCCGAGATCATCGGCTACCTGGCCGCCCGCCGGGACCGGGTGGAGCAGACCTTCGAAACCCTCGGCTACTTCGACGGCCTCGCCTTCGCCCGCCGCGCGAGCGCCCCGGCCTGGTTCTCCGCCGGGCTGCGCGACGAGGTGTGCCCGCCGGTCACCGCGATCGCCGCCTACCACGCCTACGCCGGCCCCAAGGAGCTGCGGCTGTGGGAGTTCAACGGCCACGACGCCGGCGGACCCGACGACCTGGCCGTCGCCCTCGGCGCGTTCGGCGCGCTCCTCAAGACGTCGTCCCACCCCGCGGTGCTGTCGTCCCCAGCACCCACCGCGTCCTCCCGAAAGAAGGAACGATGA
- a CDS encoding sugar ABC transporter substrate-binding protein, whose protein sequence is MRRNTRVRRTVALGATLTLAAVLSACSNGSSSAGGSKTVNWWTWDDKQAAAYKVCATDFEKANPGTKVKITQYNVNDYFTKLTAGFVAGNAPDAFQNSVQFFQAYASQHQLLAMDDYIAKDKFDLSRFSVGVDAWKYTDGKQYALPLDWAASGVYFNEDAVKKAGYTDQDVKSLNWNPDDGGTLGKMIAHLTIDTKGRRGDQKGFDKSHIRTYGYGEVASKDFIGQFTWNPLVSTTGWRLGDKTTWPTVFNYADPRFVKTMDWIRSLTDQGYAPKIGQFNDSVSDVDLLSSGKVAMETGGSWEASTFVKIPGVKVGIAPTPYGPDGKTRSVLSNSNGNNIWAGTKNPDLAWKWVSYMGSEACQSKASLTGTFFPSIPASMDASAKALAKTGVDLSVFTDMIKDKVLYPSPVYGNGAALQDAFQPLFQAYFAGQKNDSVFTDMQNQSKALLAKK, encoded by the coding sequence ATGAGAAGAAACACGAGAGTTCGCAGGACGGTCGCGCTGGGCGCCACGCTCACCCTGGCCGCCGTGCTCTCCGCCTGCTCGAACGGCTCGTCCTCCGCCGGCGGCTCCAAGACCGTCAACTGGTGGACCTGGGACGACAAGCAGGCCGCCGCGTACAAGGTGTGTGCCACGGACTTCGAGAAGGCCAACCCCGGCACCAAGGTGAAGATCACCCAGTACAACGTCAACGACTACTTCACCAAGCTGACCGCCGGGTTCGTGGCCGGCAACGCGCCCGACGCCTTCCAGAACAGCGTCCAGTTCTTCCAGGCGTACGCCTCCCAGCACCAGCTCCTCGCGATGGACGACTACATCGCCAAGGACAAGTTCGACCTGTCCCGGTTCTCCGTCGGCGTGGACGCCTGGAAGTACACCGACGGCAAGCAGTACGCCCTGCCGCTGGACTGGGCGGCGTCCGGCGTCTACTTCAACGAGGACGCCGTCAAGAAGGCCGGGTACACCGACCAGGACGTCAAGTCGCTGAACTGGAACCCGGACGACGGCGGCACACTGGGCAAGATGATCGCCCACCTGACGATCGACACCAAGGGACGCCGCGGTGACCAGAAGGGCTTCGACAAGTCCCACATCAGGACCTACGGCTACGGGGAGGTCGCGTCGAAGGACTTCATCGGCCAGTTCACCTGGAACCCGCTGGTCAGCACCACGGGGTGGCGGCTCGGTGACAAGACCACCTGGCCGACGGTGTTCAACTACGCCGACCCGCGGTTCGTGAAGACCATGGACTGGATCCGCTCCCTGACCGACCAGGGCTACGCGCCGAAGATCGGGCAGTTCAACGACAGCGTCAGCGACGTCGACCTGCTCTCCTCCGGCAAGGTCGCCATGGAGACCGGCGGTTCGTGGGAGGCCTCGACCTTCGTGAAGATCCCCGGCGTCAAGGTCGGGATCGCCCCCACGCCCTACGGCCCCGACGGCAAGACCAGGTCCGTGCTGAGCAACTCCAACGGGAACAACATCTGGGCCGGCACCAAGAACCCCGACCTGGCCTGGAAGTGGGTCTCGTACATGGGCAGCGAGGCCTGCCAGTCGAAGGCCTCCCTGACCGGTACCTTCTTCCCGTCGATCCCGGCGTCCATGGACGCCTCGGCCAAGGCGCTGGCCAAGACGGGCGTGGACCTGTCCGTCTTCACTGACATGATCAAGGACAAGGTCCTCTACCCGTCCCCGGTCTACGGCAACGGTGCCGCCCTCCAGGACGCGTTCCAGCCGCTGTTCCAGG
- a CDS encoding carbohydrate ABC transporter permease produces MVVTSQGKPERPAAPPSAAVTTTATVSGPAPHVHRTRTPRRPGRSTPTRSAAARRRDLPVALLLIIPSVVGFAIFYAYPTLRGIYLSFTDFHVLTPPNWVGLANFHEMFGDDVFWHSLLVTVYFVILAVVFGTLASLVTAVVLHRVTKSSTLRGVILLPFLISNVIAALVWQWMLDPSLGVISLVLQHLTGHSILFFGSSGWAIPSLAAISIWKWMGYYSLLIFAGLQTIPATIYEAGRVDGASEVQMFRRLTVPLLRPILVMVVVLTVINSFQVFDIVQVTTQGGPANASNVLQMYIYSKAFRQFDFGYAATLSLALFALLITVTFTQLRLARASESDLS; encoded by the coding sequence GTGGTGGTCACATCACAGGGCAAGCCCGAGCGGCCGGCCGCACCGCCGTCAGCCGCGGTGACCACCACGGCCACCGTCTCCGGCCCGGCCCCGCACGTCCACAGGACCCGTACGCCCCGCAGGCCGGGCCGCTCCACACCGACCAGGTCCGCGGCGGCCCGCCGCCGCGACCTGCCGGTCGCCCTCCTGCTGATCATCCCATCCGTCGTCGGGTTCGCGATCTTCTACGCCTATCCGACCCTGCGCGGCATCTACCTGAGCTTCACCGACTTCCACGTCCTCACCCCGCCGAACTGGGTGGGACTGGCCAACTTCCACGAGATGTTCGGCGACGACGTCTTCTGGCACTCGCTGCTCGTCACCGTCTACTTCGTGATCCTGGCCGTCGTCTTCGGCACCCTGGCCTCCCTGGTGACGGCGGTGGTGCTGCACCGGGTGACCAAGTCGTCGACGCTGCGCGGCGTCATCCTGCTGCCGTTCCTGATCTCCAACGTCATCGCCGCCCTGGTCTGGCAGTGGATGCTCGACCCGTCCCTCGGTGTCATCAGCCTCGTCCTGCAGCACCTGACGGGACACTCCATCCTCTTCTTCGGCAGCAGCGGCTGGGCCATTCCGTCCCTCGCCGCGATCAGCATCTGGAAGTGGATGGGCTACTACTCCCTGCTGATCTTCGCCGGACTGCAGACCATCCCGGCCACCATCTACGAGGCCGGCCGCGTCGACGGCGCCAGTGAAGTGCAGATGTTCCGCCGGCTGACCGTGCCGCTGCTGCGGCCGATCCTGGTCATGGTCGTCGTCCTCACGGTGATCAACTCCTTCCAGGTGTTCGACATCGTGCAGGTCACCACCCAGGGCGGCCCGGCCAACGCCTCGAACGTCCTCCAGATGTACATCTACAGCAAGGCGTTCCGGCAGTTCGACTTCGGCTACGCCGCCACCCTCTCGCTGGCCCTGTTCGCCCTGCTCATCACGGTGACCTTCACCCAGCTGCGGCTCGCCCGCGCGAGCGAATCCGACCTGAGCTGA
- a CDS encoding fibronectin type III domain-containing protein yields MARPALPARLRTITCLSALLAALVVPASARAATAADASGAAASGATATPAVAAKPYMGYSTWSVESTNFGGYGGDWLTESHVLQQARVLSSKLKSHGYDHVNVDAGWNDPKGDAYARPTPNLTKFPHGMKYLANQLHSRGLKFGLYLAVGLYQQAYNDGKTPIYNAPGCTTKDIVYPDLRKTSGWDDVSYQLDFSSPCTTKYIQSEADQLASWGVDFLKIDGVGPGSNQGDDAHNNVPDIQAWHTALKNTGRPIEFVLSWSLSHNQADVWKANSNGWRIDTDVECYCDTLVTWNNSVKARWNDVVPWIDDAGPGHWNNLDSLDVGSDVMDGINHTERQSYMTLWAIEAAPLYIGDDLTKLDKYGLKLLTNDEVIAVDQAGTPARPVSQRTPQQTWYTRNADGSYTVALFNLGKGYSDVTADFSDLGISGKARIRDLWSHRNLGSVSRRFTANLAPHGSRLLRVTPAATGTRPGVPLNVHGTASAADSVSLAWSKVNTGTKATGYDVYANGSKAATVTGTSATVSGLKAGTGYSFTVVAHDAKGRKSPASKAVPVTTPAAGGPVAYEAEASANTLTGNASVNDCSACSGGKKVGNLGGTGTVAVNHVTAPRDGTYLMKLDYTDGSTGRTMIITAGGTSFQQFLPGGNDNNWGRPNSVTVPVQLKAGDNTITFGNASDYASDVDRIVL; encoded by the coding sequence ATGGCTCGTCCAGCTCTGCCCGCACGTCTGAGAACCATCACCTGCCTCTCCGCGCTCCTGGCGGCACTCGTCGTGCCCGCCTCGGCGCGGGCCGCGACCGCCGCGGACGCCTCGGGGGCCGCGGCGTCCGGCGCCACGGCCACGCCCGCCGTGGCCGCCAAGCCGTACATGGGCTACAGCACCTGGAGCGTCGAATCCACCAACTTCGGCGGCTACGGCGGTGACTGGCTCACCGAGTCGCACGTCCTCCAGCAGGCCCGCGTGCTGTCCTCGAAGCTGAAGTCCCACGGCTACGACCACGTCAACGTCGACGCCGGCTGGAACGACCCCAAGGGCGACGCCTACGCGCGGCCGACCCCGAACCTGACCAAGTTCCCGCACGGCATGAAGTACCTTGCGAACCAACTCCACAGCAGAGGCCTGAAGTTCGGCCTCTACCTGGCGGTCGGCCTCTACCAGCAGGCCTACAACGACGGCAAGACGCCCATCTACAACGCCCCGGGCTGCACCACCAAGGACATCGTCTACCCGGACCTGCGCAAGACCAGCGGCTGGGACGACGTCTCCTACCAGCTCGACTTCTCCAGCCCCTGCACCACCAAGTACATCCAGTCCGAGGCCGACCAGCTCGCCTCCTGGGGCGTGGACTTCCTCAAGATCGACGGAGTGGGTCCCGGCTCCAACCAGGGCGACGACGCGCACAACAACGTCCCCGACATCCAGGCCTGGCACACGGCGCTGAAGAACACCGGCCGCCCCATCGAGTTCGTGCTGTCCTGGTCGCTCAGCCACAACCAGGCCGACGTCTGGAAGGCCAACTCCAACGGCTGGCGCATCGACACGGACGTCGAGTGCTACTGCGACACGCTGGTCACGTGGAACAACTCCGTGAAGGCACGCTGGAACGACGTCGTGCCGTGGATCGACGACGCCGGGCCGGGCCACTGGAACAACCTCGACTCGCTCGACGTGGGCTCCGACGTCATGGACGGCATCAACCACACCGAGCGCCAGAGCTACATGACCCTGTGGGCCATCGAGGCCGCGCCGCTGTACATCGGTGACGACCTCACCAAGCTCGACAAGTACGGCCTGAAGCTGCTCACCAACGACGAGGTCATCGCCGTCGACCAGGCAGGCACCCCCGCCCGGCCGGTCAGCCAGCGGACCCCGCAGCAGACCTGGTACACCCGCAACGCGGACGGCAGCTACACCGTCGCCCTGTTCAACCTGGGCAAGGGCTACTCCGACGTGACCGCCGACTTCAGCGACCTCGGCATCAGCGGCAAGGCCAGGATCCGCGACCTGTGGAGCCACAGGAACCTCGGCTCGGTCAGCCGCAGGTTCACCGCCAACCTGGCCCCCCACGGCTCGCGCCTGCTGCGCGTCACGCCCGCCGCCACCGGCACCCGCCCCGGCGTCCCGCTGAACGTGCACGGCACCGCGTCCGCCGCCGACAGCGTCTCGCTCGCCTGGAGCAAGGTGAACACCGGTACGAAGGCCACCGGTTACGACGTCTACGCGAACGGCAGCAAGGCGGCCACCGTCACCGGTACCTCCGCCACCGTGAGCGGTCTCAAGGCCGGCACCGGCTACTCCTTCACCGTGGTCGCCCATGACGCCAAGGGCCGCAAGTCCCCGGCGAGCAAGGCGGTTCCCGTCACCACACCCGCGGCCGGCGGACCGGTCGCCTACGAGGCCGAGGCCTCCGCGAACACGCTCACCGGCAACGCCTCCGTCAACGACTGCTCCGCGTGCTCGGGCGGGAAGAAGGTCGGCAACCTCGGTGGCACCGGAACCGTGGCGGTCAACCACGTGACCGCGCCCCGGGACGGCACCTACCTGATGAAGCTGGACTACACCGACGGCTCCACCGGCCGCACGATGATCATCACCGCCGGTGGCACCTCCTTCCAGCAGTTCCTGCCCGGCGGCAACGACAACAACTGGGGCCGGCCGAACTCCGTCACCGTGCCCGTCCAGCTGAAGGCCGGCGACAACACGATCACCTTCGGCAACGCCTCGGACTACGCCTCCGACGTGGACCGGATCGTCCTCTGA
- a CDS encoding ROK family transcriptional regulator yields the protein MTLADQPPAAALVFQTLLQHGPLSRAELGRRTGLTPGAVTKAAASLMADDWITEGGRPTTERTNGRPATLVEVRPGRALFAGVKVTGEELIGVLADLTARPLASHRVALDSRDVGTVVLAVARLVDRLRVAADLTGEDALHGIGVTISGDVDSRLGTVQYSPFLNWRRVPLAQLVEEATGAPTVIENDVRALTVAEQWYGAGVGVSVFALVTVGAGIGAGLSIGGRVVSGAHGVAGEIGHLPVTGVERICTCGNTGCVEAVASTHAIAEQARQATGDPKLTMDDAVRLAHAGDPTVRAVFARAGHAVGLALACVANLIGPERIIISGEGVASYDLFADHIRQAFVDHAFGAAVDCDLLVRPLPFEEWARGGAAVAAQRVFAPTR from the coding sequence ATGACCCTCGCCGACCAGCCCCCCGCGGCCGCACTCGTCTTCCAGACCCTGCTCCAGCACGGTCCGCTGAGCCGCGCCGAGCTCGGGCGGCGGACCGGACTGACACCGGGCGCCGTCACCAAGGCGGCCGCGTCGCTGATGGCCGACGACTGGATCACCGAAGGCGGGCGGCCCACCACGGAACGCACCAACGGCCGTCCGGCGACGCTGGTCGAGGTGCGGCCCGGCCGCGCGCTGTTCGCCGGCGTGAAGGTCACCGGGGAGGAACTCATCGGTGTGCTGGCCGACCTGACCGCGCGGCCGCTGGCCTCCCACCGGGTCGCGCTGGACTCACGGGACGTGGGCACCGTCGTACTGGCCGTCGCCCGGCTGGTGGACCGGCTGCGGGTGGCGGCGGACCTGACGGGCGAGGACGCCCTGCACGGCATCGGAGTCACCATCTCCGGCGATGTGGACAGCCGGCTGGGGACCGTCCAGTACTCGCCCTTCCTCAACTGGCGCCGGGTACCGCTGGCCCAGCTGGTCGAGGAGGCCACCGGAGCCCCGACGGTCATCGAGAACGACGTGCGCGCCCTGACCGTGGCCGAGCAGTGGTACGGCGCCGGTGTCGGCGTGTCGGTCTTCGCGCTGGTCACGGTCGGCGCGGGCATCGGCGCCGGACTCTCCATCGGCGGCCGGGTGGTGTCCGGCGCGCACGGCGTGGCGGGCGAGATCGGGCATCTGCCGGTGACCGGCGTCGAACGGATCTGCACCTGCGGCAACACCGGTTGCGTCGAGGCGGTCGCCTCCACCCACGCCATCGCCGAGCAGGCCCGGCAGGCCACCGGGGACCCGAAGCTGACCATGGACGACGCGGTGCGCCTCGCACACGCCGGGGACCCCACCGTCCGCGCGGTCTTCGCCCGTGCCGGCCACGCCGTGGGCCTGGCCCTGGCCTGTGTCGCCAACCTCATCGGACCGGAACGCATCATCATCTCCGGCGAGGGCGTGGCCTCCTACGACCTGTTCGCGGACCACATCCGGCAGGCGTTCGTGGACCACGCGTTCGGCGCCGCGGTGGACTGCGATCTCCTGGTGCGCCCGCTGCCGTTCGAGGAGTGGGCGCGCGGCGGCGCAGCGGTCGCGGCGCAGCGCGTGTTCGCTCCCACCAGGTAG